A window of the Streptomyces sp. Ag109_O5-10 genome harbors these coding sequences:
- a CDS encoding MarR family winged helix-turn-helix transcriptional regulator, translating to MQNSEAMALSAALLAAAGELTQRINDGVVARGFEGVRPAHGFAFSRLAPDGATVTELAAHLGVTKQAASQLVDDIVRKGYAERRPHPGDARARLIVLTERGWACTRAAEEAAAEVVRGWSDVLGEGGVRVLRDSLGRIAPYGPLRPSW from the coding sequence GTGCAGAACTCCGAGGCCATGGCCCTGTCCGCAGCCCTGCTCGCCGCAGCCGGTGAACTGACCCAGCGCATCAACGACGGGGTCGTCGCCCGCGGTTTCGAGGGGGTGCGGCCCGCCCATGGCTTCGCCTTCTCCCGGCTCGCCCCGGACGGGGCCACCGTCACCGAACTCGCCGCGCACCTCGGGGTGACCAAGCAGGCGGCAAGTCAGCTCGTCGACGACATCGTGCGCAAGGGGTATGCCGAGCGCCGGCCGCACCCCGGCGACGCGCGGGCGCGGCTGATCGTGCTCACCGAACGGGGGTGGGCGTGCACGCGGGCCGCGGAGGAGGCGGCCGCGGAGGTCGTCCGGGGCTGGAGTGACGTGCTGGGGGAGGGTGGAGTGCGCGTGTTGCGGGACTCTTTGGGGCGTATCGCGCCCTATGGTCCCCTCAGGCCCAGCTGGTGA
- a CDS encoding triacylglycerol lipase, translated as MLPWKRVFRPLTALLLAAAVATVPAATAHASSAPTTGWNDYSCRPSAAHPRPVILVHGTLGNSVDNWLSLAPYLEDRGYCVFSLDYGQLTGVPVFYGLGPIDQSAEQLSAFVDKVLTATGAAKADLVGHSQGGMMPRYYLKFLGGSAKVNALVGLAPDNHGATLSGLTNLLPYFPGASDLIKATTPGLADQIPGSAFLTKLNAGGDTVPGVHYTVIATKYDEVATPWQSQYLSGSDVRNVSLQDLCSLDLSEHVAIGLFDRIAFHEVANALDPAHATATTCASAFS; from the coding sequence ATGCTGCCCTGGAAACGAGTGTTCAGACCCCTGACCGCGCTGCTCCTCGCCGCCGCCGTCGCCACCGTTCCCGCCGCCACCGCCCACGCCTCCAGTGCCCCCACCACCGGCTGGAACGACTACTCCTGCCGCCCCTCCGCCGCCCACCCCCGCCCGGTGATCCTGGTCCACGGCACCCTCGGCAACTCCGTCGACAACTGGCTCTCCCTCGCCCCGTACCTGGAGGACCGCGGCTACTGCGTGTTCTCCCTCGACTACGGCCAGCTGACCGGCGTCCCCGTCTTCTACGGCCTCGGCCCCATCGACCAGTCGGCAGAGCAGCTCTCCGCCTTCGTAGACAAAGTGCTCACCGCGACCGGCGCCGCCAAGGCCGACCTCGTCGGGCACTCCCAGGGCGGCATGATGCCCCGCTACTACCTGAAGTTCCTCGGCGGCTCCGCCAAGGTGAACGCCCTCGTCGGCCTCGCCCCCGACAACCACGGCGCCACCCTCAGTGGCCTCACCAACCTGCTGCCGTACTTCCCCGGCGCCTCGGACCTGATCAAGGCCACCACCCCCGGCCTCGCCGACCAGATCCCCGGCTCCGCCTTCCTCACCAAGCTCAACGCGGGCGGCGACACCGTCCCCGGAGTGCACTACACGGTCATCGCCACCAAGTACGACGAGGTGGCCACCCCCTGGCAGAGCCAGTACCTGAGCGGCTCCGACGTCCGCAACGTCTCGCTCCAGGACCTCTGCTCGCTCGACCTCTCCGAGCACGTGGCGATCGGGCTCTTCGACCGGATCGCCTTCCACGAGGTGGCCAACGCGCTCGACCCGGCCCACGCCACCGCCACCACCTGCGCGTCGGCGTTCAGCTGA
- a CDS encoding GNAT family N-acetyltransferase yields the protein MTNDEIRRARPADVPAVKAVTDKAYHHYIARIGVVPQPMEADHMANVAAGRVFVVGEPVIGLVVIEAHDDHLFLDSIAVHPDARGKGVGRRLLEFVDARARALGLPEIRLYTNALMWENQEIYPKHGYEVVERRVEGPYDRVHYRKRLD from the coding sequence ATGACGAACGACGAGATCCGGCGCGCCCGGCCCGCCGACGTACCGGCCGTGAAGGCTGTGACCGACAAGGCGTACCACCACTACATCGCGCGGATCGGAGTGGTGCCGCAGCCCATGGAGGCGGACCACATGGCGAATGTGGCCGCAGGCCGGGTGTTCGTCGTGGGGGAGCCGGTCATCGGGCTCGTCGTCATCGAGGCCCACGACGACCATCTGTTCCTCGACAGCATCGCCGTCCACCCCGACGCGCGCGGCAAGGGGGTGGGACGGCGGCTGCTGGAGTTCGTGGACGCACGCGCGCGTGCGCTCGGCCTGCCCGAGATCAGGCTCTACACGAACGCGCTGATGTGGGAGAACCAGGAGATCTACCCGAAGCACGGGTACGAAGTCGTCGAGCGGCGGGTGGAGGGGCCGTACGACCGCGTCCACTACCGCAAGCGGCTGGACTGA
- a CDS encoding bifunctional 2-polyprenyl-6-hydroxyphenol methylase/3-demethylubiquinol 3-O-methyltransferase UbiG, producing the protein MRNESDRTVAGSVDWDAEAARFDEEPDHGLGVPEVRAAWTARLRAWLPERPADVLDLGCGTGSLALLAAEQGHRVTGVDSSPAMVERARAKLAGRDAVFLPGDAAAPPVGERLFDVVLVRHVLWALPDPARVLRHWRGLLRPGGRFVLVEGVWGTVTPVGVPAGRLTALLAPLAADVRVEPLSAVTALWGKQVDDERYAVVATV; encoded by the coding sequence ATGAGGAATGAAAGTGATCGGACGGTTGCGGGGAGTGTCGACTGGGATGCCGAGGCGGCCCGGTTCGACGAGGAGCCGGATCACGGCCTCGGCGTGCCCGAGGTCCGCGCGGCCTGGACGGCGCGGCTGCGGGCGTGGCTGCCCGAGCGCCCCGCGGACGTCCTCGACCTCGGCTGCGGCACCGGCAGCCTGGCCCTCCTCGCCGCCGAGCAGGGCCACCGCGTCACCGGGGTCGACAGCTCCCCGGCGATGGTGGAGCGGGCCCGCGCCAAGCTGGCCGGCCGTGACGCGGTGTTCCTGCCCGGCGACGCGGCGGCACCGCCGGTGGGCGAGCGGCTCTTCGACGTCGTGCTCGTACGGCATGTGCTGTGGGCGCTGCCCGACCCCGCGCGCGTGCTGCGGCACTGGCGGGGCCTGCTGCGGCCCGGGGGACGGTTCGTGCTGGTGGAGGGGGTGTGGGGGACCGTGACCCCGGTCGGCGTACCCGCCGGCCGGCTCACCGCCCTGCTCGCGCCGCTCGCCGCGGACGTACGCGTGGAGCCGCTGTCCGCGGTGACGGCACTGTGGGGGAAACAGGTGGACGACGAGCGGTACGCGGTGGTGGCGACGGTGTGA
- a CDS encoding DUF402 domain-containing protein produces the protein MSANSADPAGTVDVVLVKAGRTKIRYPAELLADDGTRIAVRAPWAGDTPRDFGFVRFERGDVFTEFYWRDRWYAVKEVRAADGTLKGWYCDVTRPATLSGGRLVVEDLDLDLWRSADGTDVRRLDEDEFAESGLAARDPAAAAAAAAALDSLEVLARGPDFAALLA, from the coding sequence ATGTCCGCGAACTCGGCTGACCCGGCAGGCACGGTGGACGTCGTGCTGGTCAAGGCGGGCCGCACGAAGATCCGTTACCCCGCCGAGCTGCTGGCCGACGACGGTACCCGGATCGCCGTGCGCGCCCCCTGGGCCGGCGACACGCCACGCGACTTCGGCTTCGTCCGCTTCGAACGGGGCGATGTCTTCACCGAGTTCTACTGGCGGGACCGCTGGTACGCGGTGAAGGAGGTGCGCGCCGCCGACGGCACGCTGAAGGGCTGGTACTGCGACGTCACCCGTCCGGCGACGCTCAGCGGCGGCCGGCTGGTCGTCGAGGACCTCGACCTGGACCTGTGGCGCTCCGCCGACGGTACGGACGTACGCCGCCTGGACGAGGACGAGTTCGCCGAGAGCGGGCTGGCGGCGCGGGATCCGGCGGCCGCGGCGGCGGCCGCGGCCGCGCTCGACTCGCTGGAGGTCCTGGCCCGGGGACCGGATTTCGCCGCCCTGCTGGCCTGA